A single window of Rana temporaria chromosome 1, aRanTem1.1, whole genome shotgun sequence DNA harbors:
- the SPATA18 gene encoding mitochondria-eating protein, protein MADTLRRMTNSETCKLLQDKLEDWYKDYHINSCDHNLNICCELIELNSRIQGQLFTILNVTAREGGQYAGVETLKSRFLPWLGTCFSGPSPGLCADSSFSLLQESLERDKRLRELSSSQERDLHRLETQLATTRTELNSVRQDLLETQMELEETKTKSATTLLATEEEILQLKADLRTAEDKLDMRKIDSIEDYERQIRLLKDEISILSAEKSVLHGRLSRSRSPSPIRHSSRSASPFARSESPTAAQLTNSSRHSRLISRFNDIYANDRLDAQTLLRRYIDDLEMVQRIIFIATVESFHAAKMAYRQFKLRVRKSLSPSHMGPESLEDAVTDYIVRNLDLYDVQSSVNDVISAMNVNPKISFPPEVDFILISSFIREVCRVAFAMQTIEAPLDIAFAVDGELFSETKYRRTYDSEFTAPLVFYHVWPTLMENDAPIVKGEAVTKRGALWSPRKSRSRSSSPLRSRSVSPGRSLASRSRSPSPRRSGTPRF, encoded by the exons ATGGCAGACACCCTGCGGAGGATGACCAACAGTGAGACCTGCAAACTGCTGCAGGACAAGCTAGAGGACTGGTACAAGGACTATCAT ATAAATTCTTGTGACCACAATCTGAACATTTGCTGTGAGCTTATTGAGTTGAACTCGAGAATCCAGGGTCAGCTCTTTACAATTCTTAACGTTACAGCCCGGGAAG GAGGTCAGTATGCTGGTGTGGAAACACTGAAGAGTCGCTTCTTGCCATGGCTGGGTACTTGCTTCTCAGGCCCTTCTCCAGGGCTGTGTGCTGATAGTAGTTTCTCTCTTCTTCAG GAATCACTAGAAAGAGACAAACGACTAAGGGAACTGTCATCGTCGCAGGAAAGGGATCTGCACAGGTTGGAGACCCAGCTGGCCACTACACGAACGGAACTGAACTCTGTGAGACAAGA ccTGCTTGAAACCCAAATGGAACTTGAAGAGACAAAAACAAAGTCGGCAACCACTCTCCTAGCCACCGAGGAGGAGATACTGCAGCTGAAAGCAGA TTTAAGGACAGCTGAAGACAAACTGGATATGAGGAAAATAGATTCAATTGAGGACTATGAACGCCAAATCCGCCTGCTAAAGGATGAAATCTCAATTTTATCAGCAGAAAAAAGTGTGCTCCATGGAAG GCTTTCTAGGAGTCGCTCTCCAAGCCCAATACGTCACTCCAGCAGATCAGCCAGCCCGTTTGCCAGGAGTGAGTCTCCTACAGCAGCCCAGCTTACCAACTCTTCCCGTCACAGCCGGCTAATATCCAGATTCAATGACATCTATGCCAATGATCGTCTAGATGCACAGACTCTGTTGAGACGTTACATAGATGACCTTGAGATGGTGCAGAGAATAATTTTTATTGCCACTGTG GAATCCTTCCATGCAGCCAAGATGGCATATAGACAATTTAAACTCCGTGTAAGGAAGTCCTTGTCTCCATCCCACATGGGACCCGAATCTTTGGAAGATGCTGTGACTGACTATATTGTTCGCAACCTGGACCTGTATGATGTCCAATCCAgtgttaat gatgtgaTCAGTGCAATGAATGTAAATCCTAAAATCTCCTTCCCACCAGAAGTAGACTTCATTCTAATCAGCAGCTTCATCCGGGAGGTGTGTCGTGTGGCATTTGCAATGCAGACTATTGAAGCCCCATTGGACATTGCTTTTGCAGTTGACGGAGAACTCTTTAGTGAAACCAA ATATCGTCGTACCTATGATTCTGAGTTTACTGCACCTCTAGTGTTTTACCATGTATGGCCAACCCTGATGGAAAATGATGCTCCTATAGTCAAGGGAGAGGCAGTGACCAAAAGAGGAGCCCTG TGGAGCCCACGCAAGAGCAGAAGCAGAAGCTCCAGTCCCCTGCGCTCCCGATCAGTCAGTCCAGGACGTAGCTTG GCATCCAGGAGCCGCAGCCCCTCCCCCCGAAGAAGTGGAACCCCAA